TCATGGTCATTCCCACTGGGATGTGAATAAGAGAGCCTTCCACCCTATGTTCTGGCTCTGACTGAAGACAACCAGGAAATTAACAAAAATACTGGAGGAATGTCTGCTCCTAAGCCCAGCTATAGGCTAGGTGATGTCCAGAAATCCAGAGGAAGCAcagtcagaaaaaagaaaaagtttcagaaTGGTGGTATAGGATGAATTGCATACAACTTCCAACTGTCTATTTATGCCCTCAAAGTAATCCTAAGTTTAACAAAAAACAGGTTTGTGTGTCCTTACCTGATTTTATTACCAGTTTTCATCCGAATCCATTGGGGGATGGGACGATTCTGCTTTTGCTTCTTGGCCAAGAATCGCTTGATCCTGAAAGTCTTGTGAGAAGACTGGGAAGGAAATGCAATCAGTTTAACAGCAATACCAGAGCTTGCTCAAAAAAAGATTCAAAGCCAGGAACTCCCTAACGCCAACAAACATTTGAATGTTGAACCAAAAACAACTCTCTCCATGCTAAACCCATCAGGCCCTTTGCTTTGTTCCTTACTTCTCCAAAGGTAGATAGCATAATTCCCATTGCTTAAATAATAATCAGTAGTCAGGGAGGTCGGTAAGCTGCCCCAAAGCGGAATATATTAATGTGCAGAGCTAGTATTCAAATCCAGGTCATCTCTGCTCCAAGGCTAGGGCTAGAGCACGCGGTTTTCACAATCACTTGAAAGTCAGTCTCAGTGCACCCTGACATGTGGGAGATCTGCTCTAACCCACTGGCATTTGGGATATTAATTCTAACTATGTAAAACGCCACTATTCTAAGAATGACTTTCCCAATCTCCCACTGCATTTTTTGGCTTTCATGAAAAACCCGGGTCATCTAAGCCCAACCCCAACCACCTCTCTCCCAGTTTGCAGGACAATCCGGAAAAATGGCACTGAGTGCTGGTCTAAAGTCTGGCCCGAGTGGCCCAACACACTTTTGCATAATAATAGGGGTCGTTATAAAGAAAAGACtacacccctcccccccagctcACTGCAGTAGCTGTAAAATTtgttaataaaaacataaagcacCAGATATCGATCCTCTCCATACCTAAAAGCTTATAAACAGTCTCATTTTTTCAGAAAACTATCAAGAGAAAAACCCAGTGACCATCTGCCACTAGCATTTTACGAAGAGCGCCCGAACAGCATATAGATTCAGACCACACCACCCCCGGCTCCAGGCGCTTCCACGGGGAGGACACTCAAGTCCCTGAACAAAAGGCTAAAAAAGTCGTCAATCTCATAACGTGGCAGGCTCCTGGCCCCCAAGTAAAGTCTTCGAGAACCAAAAGCCCACATGCCCTTTTCGAGGCTCGGAACGTCCCCCGCGTCGCAGCCAGCCCGAGGTCGAGCCGCGATTTCTACAATGCCCTCCTTGTCCCACAAAGACAGTTCGGTGTAGGAAAAACAGGAATCCTTGTCCGCCTGAGCAGCAGCCAAAAGCAGAGAGCGCCCCCTCGGACCACGCGGCGCCAGCGCAGCCGGCCCCTCCCCATCTCGCACGCTCGCTCGCTTCCCGCTAGGCCCGCGGACTGGAGCCCGCGGACTGAAGCGGTGGCCAAACTCGATCTCACATAGGAAAAGCTTTAAAAACGGTCCCGCACCTCGACGCAACCCGCAGCGCCAGCGAGCTCGCAGAGACCTCAGGTCTCCTGAAGCTACCCCGGAGCCGATGGCAACGGATGGACTTACCATGGCGAGGAACTAATTCAACCGCACACAGGACGGCggagaagagcagagagaaggaagcagacgGAAGGACGCGTTTAGAAGGCGCCGTAGGGGGCGGGGCTTAGGGAGGTGACGCCGTGCGCGACCACCGCCCCCTGGAGGCCCCTCCCTGAGCGTGCTCCCCTGGGGCCGTGGGAAACTGCGCTCGTTCGTGCGAAATGGAAGCCGTTTTGCTTCACTTCCGTAAGTAGGTTCCGCAGGAGCCTGTTAGTGTGCCAAGGGACTTTGTGTCATGGGTGAGGCAGACAGTCTATGGTAAACGCCGTGACAGAAACCCTTCCGAAGGGCCGAGGAGCGGAGTGGGCAGGGCTATTTCCAAGGGAAGCGGGGCAGACGTCACGCCCGCGCGCAAGGGACTTCGGTCCTGCGTTGGGAGGGAGCGCGCCGAAGGGCGGGGGGGTGGCCGTGGGTAGCGGCGGGGGTGGCGTGAAGGTACCGGGGTgttggaggaaaaggaggaattatcggggggggggggggctggccaGGTGGGCCGTATAACTATGGACAGCCATTGGGTTTTAGCCAATGCAAGAGGTTGCcaatcaaggattttttttcctcccagtttaattgagatgtaattcacatacagCACTGTATTACCAATTAAGGCTTTAAATGAAGTAAGTTCTGGACGGAGCCGTTTCCTTGACTGCTAGGAAATCCAGACTGACTTTGTAACCTACCTttgaccacaacgggaactcctcttctccgCATTTAAAAGCAGAGACCTCTGTGTATCTTTGTCACTTCAAGATTTTTTGCACCAACAGGTTAAGGTAAGGGTTTTTAACTTGGGGTCCACAAGGGTCAATGCTTAGAATTCATAGTgtatcgttgtacaactataaacataataaaattcagagttaaaaaaagaattcacagagTACACGAACTTGGATTTAAAAAAGTCACAACTTCGTTTTCATCAAACTCTGAAATGTAGCGCTTTATTTACAAATGTAGGCAACAAACTACCTGGTCAACAAATCAGATGGTTTTATATCACACTGCAGTTGATACAGGTGtcttaaaatatcatatatacatacactagTCACTAATTTGAAATTACAGTAGCTTTTAGATCTACAACACAGAACTGTGTTAATCCTCTATGTTGCTACAGCAtacatttcttttagaaaaaaaattgtcttttttttttttggccttttttgggccaaacccatggcatatggaacttcccaggctgggggttgaattagagttgcagttgccagcctgcaacacgagatctgagctgcgtctacaacctgcacggcagcttacagcaatgctgaatccttaacccactgagagaggccaggtattgaacccttgtcctcatagatgctggtcgggtttgttaccagtgagccataatgggactcccttagaaaatatttattttgagcgGAGTTCCcaggtagcctagcagttaagtatctggcatcaTCATTACTGTGGCACAgattccttccctggcctgggaacttccatatgccaccgacacagtccccccccccaaaaaaagtttagaaagtaATTTGATAGCTATATCACAgtgtgattggtttttttttgtaatcCTATGTACTTTGTTTTATGCAGTTAAATTAATGCATTCTGAAAATAAGTCCATAAACTTCCATCAGACTGCCAAAGGCACAAAAATGGTTATGCATCCCTGGATTAGGCTATAGTGACAGATGGTAGAACAAACTAGGTAGGAGGCTTTGGAAATAATCTGGACAAGAAGTGATGGTGGCACAAAGTAAAGTAGTCCCCAGGATGTTGAATAAGAAACAAAATCGAGATGATCATGACAAAATTAACAGGACTTGGTCCCAGGTTTCTATCTTGGGGTACTGATTGCTAGTACCTTAGATCTAGAAAGGGGATACCAAAACCATAGGAAGCTTGAGCCCAATTTAATAATTacggtttgggggttttttttgccatgcccgacgcatgcggaagttcctgggtcagggatcgaaccaagccacagcagtgataacaccaaatccttaaccactaagccacaattaggaactcctaattacctAATCACTCCTAATTACCATTTTTAACAGCAAAAGTTTACTTTAATcccttttcacttttatttttaagtttacttacttccagagttcccaaagtcatggctcagtagttaacgaatcccactaggaaccatgaggtcgccggttcgatccctggccttgctcagtgggttaaagatctggcgttactgtgagctgtggtgtaggtcacagactcggcttggatctggcgttactgtgagctgtggtgtagaccggcagctacagctccgattccacccctagcctgggaacctccatatgccacgggagcagccctagaaaaggcaaaaaaataaaaataaaaaaataaataagtttacttatttctttggccacacccatggcatacagaagttcctgggtcagggatgaaTCCAAGCCACGGTTGAGACCCACTCTGCAGCTGCGGCAATAtgggatcttttttttatttttttgcttttttgggccacacatgtggcatatggaagttcttaggctaagggtcaaatgagagctgcagatgccagcctacaccacagccgtagcaatgccagatccgagctgcacctgtaatctatgccccagcttgcagcaacccactgagtaaggccagggatcaaactggaatcctcatggatactagtggggttcttcatctgctgagccacaatgggaactcccttatctcaCTTACTTTTTAACTCTGGAGAGCCCTGAGTTCTCTCTTCTATATACACTCCATCCTTGACCTCATCCAGTATCATAGCTTTAAATACTACCATCTTGGTTGATGATATCCAAGTGTATCTCTGCAGCCTGGACCAAACCTAGAACTCCCACTACCTTCTCAACGTCTCTGCAGGGATGTCCAATAGATGTCTTTTTAGCCCccccctgccccacagcatatggaggttctcatgctagggCTATATACCGTTTTATCACATGTATAACTATGGAATGACCAGCACAATAAAATACAGAACCGTACCATCTCCACAaggctccatgaaggcaggattTGTTTGTCTCTGTACCCCCAGCACCAAGAACCAAGCCTACCACACAGTAGGCCTTGGTTTCTGCTGACCCAGATATAATAATGTGGGAGTCTCAGAGGACATGGCAGAGACAGGCTGAGAGCGTAGTGGTGACAGCACAAGTAGTggaccatgattttttttaagttttcctttttatttaaaaaatttattattttggttgcacccacagcatgcggaatttcccaggccggggatcaaacccgcgccacagcaacAACTGGAACCACTGCACTgacagtgccagatacttaaccttctgagccacatgggaactcctggaccatgATTTAGTCTTCTTGGTGGGCAAAATAAAGGATAGTGCTAGTGAAGGCAGAAACAAATTATCATTTATCCCCTTTCAACATTCCCCCCAAATCAATTAAGTATCAAAAGTTTAATttcttggggttccctggtgcctagtggttaaggacctagcattatcactgctgtggctagggttacTGCTGCAGCTTGAgctggaccctggcctgggaacttgaacatgctgtgggtgtgcacCCCCCAAAGCTTAATTTCTCAAAACTAATAGCTATTTAGTAAAACTAATAAACACACTTAGCTTCATACTTGAGTGATGTTGATATTTATTGACATCAATGCAAAACAAGCTATGACTAAAAGTTGCTATTTTAACAGGAACAAATATTTGTGCAGTTTCCTTCCTGGAGAGGGTATGCACTCAGCTCATGAGACCTAAGATAAAACAAAGACTGGATTGTCAGGCAACAAATAAGGGTTAAACTTTACCTACTAATGTAAAAATTGCTAAAGGCAGAAGatgtcttaaaaaaattttttatgctAAGCTCAtgtaagcaaacaaacaaaaaaaataaaacgaatcCTGAAACTTTAGGATATAGGATATAGACATGACTAAATTTTTGCATAAGCGAAAATTTGTTATATCCTTCACTGTATTACAATCACATGCTTGTTGCTTCTACACTACACAAAGTCAACAGTTATCACCAACAATGACTATAACTAGACCTGAACAAGACCTCAAAGTGACTCTGCTCCacggaaattaagaaaattcaatCCAGGATGAACAAAGCCTTTTGATTTTAGAGACAGTTCTCATATCTTCTTCTCATGTCATACCTAATTAAGTCCTCTCTTGACATTTCCTGCCTGCAAATTGCAATGCATGTCCTCTCCCTCAGCTTTGTCTgacactttaaaattaatttgtaggaactgcataaaaaatgaaattgtactTCCAATCTGAACCTGCAATCAGGTTCCTGCTTTGACGCAAAACATACTCCTCTGCAGTGGACCCCACCAGCACAGCgaccccctttctctctctattcCTTTGCCCTGAAGGCACTTCTGGATTGCTTAATACGTGCTCTTTGGCTGCCTAGACAGTCAGGACACCGAAGGCCATTGGGACTTATCACTCCTCGCCTCCTTCTTTTCTATGGCTAATACCACTTTCCTGCTTTTTGTCTATGGTTGAATCTCCAGACTTGGTGCTGTCATCAGGGGGACAGAGTCGATTTCGGCTTCGAGCTCCTGGTTGGTAAAGCTGCATTGCTGGGCGATCCTAAAGTAAAAGGAAATGTTAATGTCACAACATTGCTACCAAGTATTTACAGGGGATTTTGGGTCATTAAGTTAGGTATTGatgtatacccaaaagaattcATACCAGACCACAGTACATGACAGTAAGTGTTGATGGTGAATTTGCTTCTAACTGCTGCTTCCTTTCTCCTATCTACAAAGAAATCATTTCATAcaaataagtattattttatatGCCTAgggtaaatttttaataaatctattgCTTAATTTTCTTAACTTGCTCAAGATGAACTAAATCAGcctaaatagtttttatttagaAACTACCCAttgcctctctctcctccccatcagtaaatgaccttttttttggccacacccatggcatgtagaagtttcctggtaaaccctcgccacagcagtgacaatgccagatccttaaccactatgccaccagggaactccagcaaatgaCTTTAAAATGGACCACCATCTAAGAAAATTTTAGGAGTAAAAACAACAGTAATAAAGAATGCAAAGTCTTAAGTGGAGACTTCCCTGAAATTATGAGTTCAGACCCTTGTAACTTATCACAAACATGACTGTCTTTTAATTCAGGTTTGACAATGTAACAGCCCAGCTTTAGACTCTCTAGgtggcacttttatttttttttcctttttagggccacacctgcggcatatggaaattctcgggctagaggtcaaatcagggctgcaggtgctggcctacaccacagccacagccacatgggatctgagctgcatctgcgacctatgccacagcttggggcaacactagatccttaacccactgagcaaggccacagatcgaacctgcatcctccaaaagacaatgttgggtccccccactgagccacaatggaaactcctctttagGTGGCACTTTAGAGCTCAGGTTCCCAAATAAGCCTCAGTAAAGTCACCATGTACCTCTCAGTTCAAGTAATGTGTTTGGTTTATGACAGTATGATCCTGGAAAACTTAAATGTATAGGCCTTTTCTTGAATTCAACAAAAcaggttgtaaatcaactgtaaaaacaacaacaacaacaacaacaaaaaaaaaacaggagttgcttgcctgttgtggcttggcaggttaagaacccgactagcatccatgaggatgcgggttccatccctggcctcgctcagtaggttaaggatccagcattgctacaagctgtggtgtgggtcacagatgtagctcggactgatgttgctgtggctatggcgtaggcctacagctgGAGTTCTGAtgcaactcctagcccaggaacttccatatgccacaggtgtggccctaaaaagaaaaacaaaacaaaacatgacatGAGTCTTCCTTACCCTTTCTCCCTGATATGTAAAATTTAGCCTTAAAGCATTATTCTCAAGTGAATAATTTCAGCAAAATATTTCCCTGTTTTAACAAGATGATATGTTAAAACAGAAGACTGttatgtagtattttttaaaaatggatgataGGGGCTCTCACTATGCAAAGATGGGACAAATTAAACAACAGagataataactaataataacaAGTTGGAATACACCAAATATTTCTAAATCCACAAGTTCTTAAAACTAAACAGAACAAAACTCACTGATAACCCCTAGAAGTTGCCAGGACACCAACTCATTACTCTGAATACTGTAAATAAAGGGAAAGGATAAAGTGTTTATCTTGCTTTTCCTGTGTAAACTGAATTCCAGGCTAACCAAATAGTTGATGAGGGAAAATTCCTCTTTGTAGAAGAGTATCAGATCATAAATGCCACAGGAAAGGCAGAATTTGTACATATACACCATTTTCcaatctccccccgcccccatgaaATAAGGAACTGAAGCAAAATCATTAGGAGAAGAACtaacaaaaaaatttgttttggccatgaccagggcatgtggaagttcccaggccagggatcaaactggaaccacagcaacaacccaagccacagcagtgacaatgctagacccttaacccactaggccactagggaactcccaaaaatttttataatagatGGACCAGACTTATAATACCTGAACCAATTGATCAAttgttttttcagctttttatcttgaaaaatttaagggagttcccgtcgaggtgcagcagaaatgaatccgactaggaaccatgaggttgcaggttccatccctggcctcgctcagtgggttaaggatctggcattgccgtgagctgtggtgtaggtcgcagactctgatctggcattgctgtggctctggcgtaggccggtggcaacagccccgattagacccctggcctgggaacctccatatgccgcgggtgtggccctaaaaaaaggacaaaaaaaaaatttaaaatctatagAAATGTTGCAAAACTTAGTCAATAAATGCCTAATACCCTTCTGCTAGATTCACAAtagttaactttctttttttcttttttggctatacccacagcatatggaagttcccaggcaaggggtcaaatccaagctggaggtgcaacctatgccacagctgcagcaaagctaatccttaacccactgcaccagggtggggatcgaaccagtgtctccacagagacaagccagataatTAACactctgtgccatagcaggaactcctgattaacaTTTTGTCACATACGTGCAGGCACACATGTATAaaaacacattattatttttgcagAACCATTTTAGGGTAAGTGCAGACATCATGACCCTACATCAAGAAATACttcagcttaaaaaaattaaaaaaataaaataaaaaggagttcccgtagtggctcagtggttaatgaaccccactggtatccatgaagacacaggttcaatccctggcctcgctcagtggattaaggatctggtgttgccatgagctatggtgatggtcgcagacacggctcagatcctgcattgctgtggctgtggcgtaggctggcagttacagctccaattctacccctagcctgggaatctccatgtgcctcgagtgcagccctaaaaaaaataaaaataaggagttcctgttgtggcgcatcggaaacgaatccaactagtagccatgaggttgtgggttaatccctggcctcgctcagtgggttaaggatccagcattattgccctgagctgtggtgtaggttgcagacaaggcttggatcaggcgttgctgtggctgtagtgtaggccggcagctgtagctctgattagacccctaacctgggaacttccatgtgcagcaggtgcggccctaaaaagcaaaaaaatataaataaaaaataaatatttcagctaACATCCTAAGAACAAGgacatccttggagttcccatcatggctcagtggtttgcaaaaaaaaaaaaaaaagggagttcccgttgtggcgcagtggttaacgaatcagactaggaaccttgaggttgcgggttcgatccttgcccttgctcagtgggttaacgatccggcgttgccgtgagctgtggtgtaggttgcagacgcggctcggatcccgcgttgctgtggctctggtgtaggccggtggctacagctccgattcaacccctagcctggggacctccatatgccgcgggagcggccaaagaaatagcaacaacaacaaaaaaagacaaaaaaaaaaaaggacatcctATCACGCAACCATAATACGATTAGTGTTGACCAGTCTTAACATCCTGCTTAAAGGCTACCCTGACATGTGCTTCCTGATAAGATGCAGCAGGAACTGCACACCACCGCCTATGAGGTATTCTCACCGGAAATTGAGATGATGAGGGGGCTGCCTGTTTCGGGGAATAGAGTTTGATTGGCACACAGCCAggctcattcttttacatttggtCTATGCCTACATTCCTGCAACACTTACtggttgtgacagagaccatatggcccatgaagtctaaaatatttaccatctggccctttacagcAAAAATTCGCTGACTCTGCTCTAGATATGCAGAAAACTGCCGGTTTTTGAGGAAACATAGAAGGTAGAGGAACATGTTAAAAGATACCATAGGGACATAATAGCCAATCTGGACAGTTAGAAGCTCTACATGACAAATTTGTTTCTGCAATAAATAAATGGTAGGAAAACAAAAGGAGGAGGAATTGTTTGGGTTAAAAGAGACTTAAGAGGACATTTCAAGCAAATATAATTTGTGGACCTTGTTTAGAGCCTATAAAAAAGATTGagacaagagttcccgtcgtggtgcagtggttaacgaatccaactaggaaccatgaggttgcgggttcgagccccggccttgctcagtgggttaacgatccagcgttgccgtgagctgtggtgtaggtcacagacatggcttggatcccacattgctgtggctgtggtgtaggcctgcagctacagctccgattcagccctagcctgggaacctccatataccgagggaagcggccctagaaaaggaaaaacaaacaaaaaaagattgagaCAATTGGGAAAATCTGAAGAACTGGTAAGATGTTAGGGAACTACTGTCATTCTTTTTCCTAGTCTGAAAATGACATTAGGGTTATTTTATTAAGAAGAGTCTTTAGGGAAGTCCCTGGTGGCCtgctggttaaggatttggtactttcactgctgaggcccaggattcaatccctggtctgggaactgagatcccacatcaggctgGTGCTCACCACTGCCAAAAAAAGTCTTTACTCTTAATACTgacatatttaaagaagaaatgatcTGTCTAGGATTTGCTTGAATATAATCCAGAAGTGGTATGATGGATAGAGTGGAAAGAAGATTGGCCATGAGGtgataattgttgaagctgggtgACAGGTATTATGTTGTTCCTCTGTTCTACTTGTGTGTATGAAATTTCTACAGTACGTTAGTAAAAGGACCCCcaccaagaatgaaaaaaaggtgCAGTTAaagttcatctttaaaaattctataacAAGCAAAAAGTTAGCCCTTTCTTTTACACttgcaggaagagaaaaaaaatcctcacgaAAATGAACAAGTTTAACAAAAAG
Above is a genomic segment from Sus scrofa isolate TJ Tabasco breed Duroc chromosome X, Sscrofa11.1, whole genome shotgun sequence containing:
- the RPL39 gene encoding 60S ribosomal protein L39, which gives rise to MSSHKTFRIKRFLAKKQKQNRPIPQWIRMKTGNKIRYNSKRRHWRRTKLGL